GCAACGACACCCTGTACTGCTGCCTGCCGCTGTATCACAACAACGCGCTGACGGTCTCGGTCGGTTCGGTGCTGAACTCGGGTGCGGCCCTGGCCCTCGGCAAGTCGTTCTCGGCGTCGCGGTTCTGGGACGAGGTCATCGGCTACGGCGCCACCGCCTTCGTCTACATCGGTGAGATCTGCGGATACCTGCTCAACCAACCGCCCAAGCCGACCGACCGCGCCCACCGGGTGCGGGTGATCGTCGGCAACGGTCTGCGTCCGGCGATCTGGGACGAGTTCACCGAGCGGTTCGGCATCGCCCGGGTGTGCGAGTTCTACGCCGCCAGCGAAGGGAACACCGCGTTCGTCAACGTTTTCAACGTGTCGAAGTCCACCGGCATCTGCCCGAGCCCGGTGGCATTCGTCGAATACGACCCGGACACCGGGGAACCGGTGCGCGGCGCCGACGGCAAGCTGCGCAAGGTCAAATCCGGCGAACCGGGCCTGCTTTTGTCAAAGGTGAGCTCGTTGCAGCCCTTCGACGGCTACACCGACTCGTCGGCCACCGAAAAGAAGTTGGTGCGCAACGCATTCAAAGACGGCGACGTGTGGTTCAACACCGGCGACCTGATGCGCTCACAGGGCTTCGGCCACGCGGCGTTCGCCGACCGCCTGGGCGACACCTTCCGGTGGAAGGGTGAGAACGTGGCCACCACCGAGGTGGAGGCAGCGGTCGCGAACCACCCGCTGATCGAGGAGTGCACGGTCTTCGGCGTCGAGGTGCCCGGCGCGGGCGGACGCGCGGGTATGGCGGCGGTCCAGCTCAAGAACGGCCAGAAGTTCGACGGCAAGGCACTCGCCGACGCCTTCTACAACCATCTGCCTGCCTACGCGGTGCCACTGTTCGTCCGCGAGGTGCCCGAACTGGCGCACACCTCGACGTTCAAGAGCCAGAAGGTGGACCTGCGCAAGCAGGGCTACGGATCGGACGTCTCCGATCCGGTGTACGTGCTCGCCGGCCGCGACGAGGGCTATGTGCCGTACTACGACGAGTACCCCGAGGAAGTCACGGCGGGCAGGCGCCCGAAAAACTAGTACAGGCACTATGGAGGCGTGTTCTCCACGTTCTGCGGCCGTCCGGTGGCGCATGACCGTGCCCTCATCATGGCGATCGTCAACCGGACACCCGATTCGTTCTACGACCGCGGCGCGACCTTCACCGACGAGGCAGCCAAGGCCGCCGCGCACCGCGTGATCGACGAGGGTGCCGACGTGATCGACGTCGGCGGCGTCAAAGCCGGCCCCGGCGGCACCGTCGACGCCGAGGAGGAGATCACCCGGGTGATCCCGTTCATCGAGTGGTTGCGCAGCACCTTCCCCGACCAGTTGATCAGCGTCGACACGTGGCGCGCGGCCGTCGCCAAGCAGGCGTGCGCGGCCGGCGCGGACATCATCAACGACACCTGGGCCGGTGCGGATCCG
This region of Mycolicibacterium goodii genomic DNA includes:
- the fadD6 gene encoding long-chain-acyl-CoA synthetase FadD6 codes for the protein MTDQKATRNSVGLLDLATRLPGFLMDAPVILRGVATGFTARPGAKTSIGKVFQDRAAQYADRVFIKFGDERLTYRTANETVNRYAAVLAARGVGHGDVVGVMLRNSPDAVLLMLAIVKCGAIAGMLNYHQRGDVLKHSIGLLGATAVIAEPDFVDHVVESGANTTGLMTVEELRRLAATAPIANPASASAVLAKDKAFYIFTSGTTGMPKASVMTHYRWLRALAGFGGLGLRLRSNDTLYCCLPLYHNNALTVSVGSVLNSGAALALGKSFSASRFWDEVIGYGATAFVYIGEICGYLLNQPPKPTDRAHRVRVIVGNGLRPAIWDEFTERFGIARVCEFYAASEGNTAFVNVFNVSKSTGICPSPVAFVEYDPDTGEPVRGADGKLRKVKSGEPGLLLSKVSSLQPFDGYTDSSATEKKLVRNAFKDGDVWFNTGDLMRSQGFGHAAFADRLGDTFRWKGENVATTEVEAAVANHPLIEECTVFGVEVPGAGGRAGMAAVQLKNGQKFDGKALADAFYNHLPAYAVPLFVREVPELAHTSTFKSQKVDLRKQGYGSDVSDPVYVLAGRDEGYVPYYDEYPEEVTAGRRPKN